One genomic region from Candidatus Ryanbacteria bacterium CG10_big_fil_rev_8_21_14_0_10_43_42 encodes:
- a CDS encoding DNA-binding protein, producing MKKQQDNFKDLPLILSLRQVSEILSVHPNTLRNWDNRGILRAIRYGTRGDRRYRKVDIEHFLK from the coding sequence ATGAAAAAACAACAAGACAATTTCAAAGATTTGCCCCTAATACTCTCTTTAAGGCAAGTGAGTGAGATTTTGAGTGTTCACCCCAATACCCTGCGTAACTGGGATAATAGAGGCATTTTAAGGGCAATACGGTATGGTACACGCGGCGATAGACGGTATAGAAAGGTTGATATAGAGCATTTCTTAAAATAA